Genomic window (Plasmodium reichenowi strain SY57 apicoplast, whole genome shotgun sequence):
TAAATCCATTGATAATATATCTACATCAGTTCAAATCTGATTTAACTTATTTTTTTATATAAAGAGAAATGACTGAGAGGTTTAAAGTTATAAATTGCTAATTTATTGTATATATAATAATATTATACCAAGGGTTCGAATCCCTTTTTCTCTATCATTAGAATTTGTAGTTTAATTAGGTGAAAATATTATTTTGTCATAATAAAGAATACGAGTTCAATTCTCGTCAGATTCGTTTTATTTAAGAATTACTAGCTTAATTGGTAGAGTACTCGACTTTTAATCGAATGGTTCTGAGTTCAAATCTCAGGTAGTTCATTTAATAACTTTTATCGTTTAAAGGTAAGACATCTTTTTTTCAAGAAGAAAATAGGAATTCGATTTTCCTTAAAAGTATATATTTAATTCAGAATATAGTGTAATGGTAACATATCTATTTTGGGAATAGAAGAATATAGGTTCAAATCCTATTTTTCTGAAAATAATATTATATGTATATTTTAGAATGAATATTATTATTTTAAATAATAATACATTAAATAATATAATATTTAAATATAAATATAATTTTTTTATTAAATTATATTTTAATAATTATATTAAAATATGTAAATTAATAATTTATATTATAAAATATTTATATATATATAATATTTATATGTATAAACATACTAAAAATAGAAGTAAAGTATATTTTAGTAATAGAAAAATAAGAGTACAAAAGGGGTTAGGTAAAGCTAGATTAAAAAATTTTAAATCACCTGTATGTAAACAAGGTGCTTGTAATTTTGGACCTTTTTATAAAGAAAATAAAATTATAAATAAAATAAATTATAGATTAATTTTTATTTATTTATTAATAAATAAACGTAGTAATATTATAATAATTAAATTAGAAAATATTATAAATTTATTAAATATATTTTATAAAAATAAAAATTATTGTATATGTAGATTATTATATTTAAAAGGTATAATTAATAATAAATATATTTTAATTAATTTAAATAATAAATTATTTAATAAGAATATATTTATAAATATTATTATGTATAATTATTTAATATTTTTAATTTAAATTATGAAAGAAGTTATTTTAAATTTTTATTTATATAATATTTTATTTTATAAAATTAATTTTTTAAATAAATTTTGTATTATTTATTCTATAAAATATTTTATAAAATCAGATATAAAATATATAATTAAAAATATATTTAAAATAAAATTAATTAATTATAATAATATAAAAATTAATAATATAAATAAAAAAGATTTTTTAAAAAAATATTATATTACATTTAAATGATATTAAAATTAAAAAAATATAATACTTATAAATATTTTAAAAGTTTTGGTAAAAATAATAAAGGATATATTACTATTTATAATAAAGGAGGTGGAAATTTAAAATATAATTATAAATTAATAGATAGTTGGTATGATAATTATAATATTACTATAAATTATAAAGTTTTTTTATTTAAAAAAATAAAAAATTATTTTAGAAATACATATATAGGATGTATTTTGTATTTATCTAAATTAAATAATTTACAAAAATTTATTATTTTACAGCATAATTATATAATAAATTCTATATATTATTTAACAAATATTAATAATATTAAAATAGGAAGTTATATACAATTAAAATATTGTAAATTAGGTACATATATATATAATATATCTAAAGATTATAAAAAAGGTAGTATTTTTGCTAAATCAGCAGGTACTTTTGCACAAATATTATCATTTTATAAAAATTTAGTTTATATAAAATTACCTTCTAAACAATATAAATATATAAATATGAATAATTTTTGTTATATCGGTGTAAATAGTAATATTTTTCATAATAAATTTAAAATAAAAAATGCTGGTTATAATATTTATTATAATATTAAACCTAAAGTAAGAGGTAAAGCTAAAAATGTATGTGATCATCCTCATGGTGGAGGTAAAGGAAAAACAGGAATTGGTCGTAAATATCCTTGTTCTAGAAAAGGATTACATTCAAAAGGATATAAAACAATAAAATAAATATAAAAAAAAAAATTAATGATAAAATTATATTGGTTAAAAATTACTATAAATAATAAATATATATTTATGAATATAAATAAATATAAATATAATAAAAATTTAATTTTAAATATATATAATAAAAATTTATATATTTATAAAAAATTATTAAATTTATATATAAAAGTATATAATGGATATAAATTTATACCTATTTATATAAATAAAACTAAGTTATTTAATAAATTAGGAAATTTTATATATACTAAATTTGTAAAAAATAATATTAAAGAATTATTAATAAATTAAAAAAGATATGGGACAAAAAGTACATCCTTTAATATTTAGAGGGTTAATATATAAAAATTATTTAAATAATTTTTATATAAATATTAGTAAAAATAAATATTATTTAATAAATATATTGTTAACATATTTTATTTATTATAATATATATAAAATATGTAATTATAAAGAAGATAATTATATTAATATAAATATAAATTTTAGTATAAATAAATTTATAATTACATTTTTTTTATATAATAGATATTATAATATATATAATTTAAAATATATATTTATTTTATTAAATTATTTTAATTATTATTATTATAATTACTATAATTATATATGTTTTTTAAAAATAAAATATATAAATAATATAAATAATATTAATGTTATAATGTATTATATAAAAAAATATTATATAAAATATAAATCTTTAAAATTAATATTTGATTATTTATATAATAATATTTTAAAAAAAAATAATTTTAATATAAAAGGATTAAAAATTAAATTTTCAGGTCGTTTTAAAAATAGTTTAAAGACTAAAACAGAAATATATATTTATGGTATTATATCTTTAAGTACGTTAAATAATAATATTAAATATATAAATGATATTATAAATACTAAATATGGTATTTTAAGTATAAAAATTTGGTTAAATATTTAAAAATAAATTAAAAAAATTTATAATATATGACTAATATTATAATAAAAAAAAATCAAAAAGGTAAAATAAAAGGTAAATTTAATTTAAAATTTTTAAGTTTATATTGGGGTATTATATCTTTAGATTCTGGTTTTTTAACAAAAAATCAGTTAGAAACTTCAAAATTTATAATAAATAAATATTTAAAAAAAATAGGAGTATATAAAATTTGTATAAGATGTATAAAATCATTAACTAAAAAATCTTTAAAAACTAGAATGGGATCAGGAAAAGGATCTATAGAATTATATGTAAGTCCTATAAAAAAAAATAAATTATTATTTGAAATAAGTAAAATTTCAAATTATATTATTTATACTATAACAAAAGTTTTATCTTATAAATTACCTTTTAAATTACAATATATTAGAAAATAATTAAATAAAGAATATGAATATAAAAATAGGATATGTTATTAAAAATTTAAATATAAATATTAAGATAGTTTGTATATCTTTTTATAAGTATAATTTTAAATATAAAAAATTATTATTATGTAATTTATATATAAAAATATATGATAATAGAAATGAAGTTATTATAAATGATTATATATTATTTAAATATTATAAAAAAAGTAAATATTGTAATAATAGAGTAATAAAAATTTTATGATATATATAAATAGTATATTGGATGTAATAGATAATAGTGGTATATTTAAGTTTAAATATATTTGTACTTTAAATAAATATAAAAATCCTAAATATGGTGATATAGTTATAGGAGTAGTTTATAGTTTATATAATAATAATTTATATAAAAAATCTGATAAATGTAAAGGTATTTTAGTACAACAAAAAAAATTTTTAAATTTTAAAAAATATTATTCTATAAAATTTAATAAAAATGCTGTAATAATTATAAATAATAAGTTAAATTTTGTAGGTACTAAAAGTAATAATTATATATCTAAATATATAAAATATAAATTAAATATGAATAAGTTTAAAATAAAATTTATTTGAATTATGATTATTAAATTTTTAAATAATGTTAAATATAATTTTAAATTAAAAAGAAATTTTATATTATATAAATATAATAAAGTAATATATTATTTAAGTATATTATTATATAATTATAAATATATATTTAAATTATATATTTTAAATATATATAATAAATATTTTATTTTTATAATTTTAAATGAATATAAAAATATTAATTATTTTAAAGTATATATTAAATATAATCAATTATTTTATATGAATTTTAATAAATTATTATGTTTTATAAAATTTAAAAAGTATTTTAAAGGTTTATTAATTTTATATTCTTCAAAATATAAATTTATTACACATATATTAGCTTTAAAATATAAAATTGGTGGTATTTTATTATTTTATATTTTATAAATATTATAATTATAATTGTTATATGATAAATAATAGAAAGTATATAGTTTTAAATAATAATATAAAAGAAGGTAATATATATTTAATTTTAGATATAAAATATTTAAATTATATATATATATTTAAAAATAATAATAATATATATAATATTAATATATTAAATAATATATATATATATTTTATAAAAAATAATATTTATTATTTTATATTTAAGATGTATAAGTATATATTTAGTAATATATTTAATAAAATACAATATAAGAAGTATCAGTTGATTTTAAATGTAATTGGTATAAATTATAAATTTTATTATATAAAAAAAGGTAATTTTTTAATATTTCAATTAAAATATAGTCATAAAATAATTATTAAGTTACCTAATATAATATTTTGTAATTTAGATGTGAATAAAAATTTTATATATTTATATAGTATGAATATATTTATATTAAATTCTATTGGAAATTTAATAAATTCATTTCAATATATAAATAAATATAAAGAATTAGGTATAAAATTAATATGATAATTAGTATTATTAATAAAAAATTGAATAATTTTTATATATTATATTATATTATAGTATTATTTAAAAGTATTTTTGTATTAATATTAAAAAGAAAATTAAATAATTATTTATATAAAATTTATAATATTTTAATTATATATTTAAAATTATATTATATTATAAATAATAATAAAGATAAAAAATATATTTTTAATAATAAAAATTTAGATTTTATTTATTTTTATATTTATAAATATAATAATATTAAATTTAATAATAATATTATAAAGTTAAATAATAATAATATTATTGAAAAAATTATTGAAATAAAAAAAATATCTTATACAATAAAAAAAGGAAGAATTAGAAGATATAAAATAGTATTAGTATTAGGTAATAAACAAGGTTGGATAGGATTAGGAGTTAGTAAAAATATTAATATTAATAAAGCTATTATATCCGCTAAAATAAAAGCTTTAAATAATATTTATTATTTTAAATATTCAATATTAAATATATATAAATTAAGATATATATATATAAATTATAGTAAATTTTTTATTAAATTACAATTTAAAATTTATAATTATTTAAATATAAGATTTTTATTATTAAAATATTTATTTGAATGTTTAGGTTATTTTAATTGTAAAATAATAATTTATTATAATATAATACATAATAGATATAATTTATTAAATAAATTATTATTAATATTATTTAATATATTTTAAAATTAAAATGACTTTATATTTAAATAAGAATTTATTTATATATATATTAAAATATATATATGGTTTAAATTTATATAATATTAATATATTATTAATGATAAATAATATAAGTATATTTAATATTAAAGAAAATAATATTAGTAATATTAAAATTAGTTTATATAGATTAAATATTTATTTACATAAAATTTTAAAAATAAAAAAAAATAATATAATTATAAATAAAATAAAAAAATTTAATATAAAAAATGAAAAAACGTTCTTCAATAAAAAAAATATGTAATAAATGTAAATTAATAAAACGTTTTAAAAAATTACATATAATTTGTATAAATAAAAAACATAAGCAAACACAATGATTAAATGTAATAATTATATAATTTTTTTATATTTTAAATTAACTTTAAAAAATACTTTAATAACAATATCTAAATATAAATATAATAATAATAAATATATTTATATAAAAAATATTAAAAATATATCATGTGGTTGTTTTAAATATTTTAAAAATAGATTAAAAAATACTATATTAGCAAATAATATTTTAACTATAAATATTATAAAATATTTAATTAATAAAAATTATTTAAATATAAATATAATATTTAATGGTATAAATTATTATAGAATACATATATTAAAATTATTATTAAATGTAAAATATAAAAATAAAAAATTAAATATAAATAAAATATTTGATATAACTTCAATACCTTATAATGGATGTAAATATTCAAAAAGAAAATATTAATAAGATATAAAAAATGTTAACAATAAATAAATTATTATATAAAAAAAAATATAAAAAAAATAAGAAAATAACAAATTATTTATTAAATAAATGTCCTCAAAAGAAAGGAATAGTTTTAAAAATATTAATAAAAACTCCAAAAAAACCAAATTCAGCTTTAAGAAAAGTTGCTAAAATAAGATTATCAAATAATAAGGAATTATTAGCATATATACCAGGTGAAGGTAAATCTATTCAAGAACATAATTTTGTATTAATTAAAGGAGGTAGAGTAAAAGATTTGCCAGGTATAAAATATAAAATAATAAGAGGTTCTTTAGATTCAATTGGAGTTTTAAATAGAAAAACTTCTAGATCTAAATATGGAACTAAAAAATATTAAAATAGATAAATAATAATGATAATATTTAAGTATTTTATAAAAATATTTTTGAAAAAAGGTAAGTTAAATAAAAGTATAAAATTATTAATATATATATTATATTTATTAAAAAAAATAACTAATAAATCTAGTATATTTATTTTTAATAAAGCTATAAAAAATTTATTATTACCTTTTTCTTTTTTAAAAATAAAAATAAATCATATTAAATATAATATACCTATTATAATATCATATGAACAGTCTATATTTAATATATATAAATTATTAAATAATATTATAAAAAATAAAAATATTTTACTATATAAAATTATTTGTAAATATATAATTTTTAGTTATAATAAAGAGGGTGAATTATATAAGATAAAATTAAATTTAATTAAACAATTTATATCTAATAGAGTATATATATATTTATTAAAGAAAAATAAAATTAAGAAGTGATTATATTATTATTTATTATTAAAAAATTAATATTTTAAATAAAAGATGAATAATAAATTATTTTTAAGAAATAAACAACATATAAATTTAGGTACTATAGGGCATGTAGATCATGGAAAAACTACATTAACAACTGCTATATCTTATTTATTAAATTTACAAGGGTTATCAAAAAAATATAATTATTCAGATATTGATTCAGCTCCAGAAGAAAAAATAAGAGGTATTACGATAAATACAACACATATTGAATATGAAACTTTAACAAAACATTGTGCTCATATAGATTGTCCAGGTCATTCTGATTATATTAAAAATATGATTATAGGAGCAACACAAATGGATATAGCAATTTTAGTAATATCTATAATAGATGGTATAATGCCTCAAACTTATGAACATTTATTATTAATAAAACAAATAGGTATAAAAAATATAATTATTTTTTTAAATAAAGAAGATTTATGTGATGATGTGGAATTAATAGATTTTATAAAATTAGAAGTAAATGAATTATTAATTAAATATAATTTTGATTTAAATTATATACATATATTAACTGGTTCAGCATTAAATGTAATAAATATAATTCAAAAAAATAAGGATTATGAATTAATAAAATCTAATATTTGGATACAAAAATTAAATAATTTAATTCAAATAATTGATAATATTATAATACCTACTAGAAAAATTAATGATTATTTTTTAATGTCAATAGAAGATGTATTTTCTATAACAGGTAGAGGTACAGTAGTAACTGGTAAAATTGAACAAGGATGTTTAAATTTAAATGATGAAATTGAAATTTTAAAATTTGAAAAATCATCTCCTAATTTAACAACAGTTATAGGATTAGAAATGTTTAAAAAACAATTAACACAAGCACAATCTGGAGATAATGTAGGTATTTTATTAAGAAATATTCAGAAAAAAGATATAAAAAGAGGTATGATTTTAGCAACACCTAATAAATTAAAAGTATATAAGTCTTTTATAGCTGAAACATATATTTTAACAAAGGAAGAAGGAGGTCGTCATAAACCTTTTAATATTGGATATAA
Coding sequences:
- a CDS encoding apicoplast ribosomal protein L14, putative, translating into MIYINSILDVIDNSGIFKFKYICTLNKYKNPKYGDIVIGVVYSLYNNNLYKKSDKCKGILVQQKKFLNFKKYYSIKFNKNAVIIINNKLNFVGTKSNNYISKYIKYKLNMNKFKIKFI
- a CDS encoding apicoplast ribosomal protein S11, putative, with translation MIKCNNYIIFLYFKLTLKNTLITISKYKYNNNKYIYIKNIKNISCGCFKYFKNRLKNTILANNILTINIIKYLINKNYLNINIIFNGINYYRIHILKLLLNVKYKNKKLNINKIFDITSIPYNGCKYSKRKY
- a CDS encoding apicoplast ribosomal protein S17, putative, with translation MNIKIGYVIKNLNINIKIVCISFYKYNFKYKKLLLCNLYIKIYDNRNEVIINDYILFKYYKKSKYCNNRVIKIL
- a CDS encoding apicoplast ribosomal protein L4, putative, whose product is MNIIILNNNTLNNIIFKYKYNFFIKLYFNNYIKICKLIIYIIKYLYIYNIYMYKHTKNRSKVYFSNRKIRVQKGLGKARLKNFKSPVCKQGACNFGPFYKENKIINKINYRLIFIYLLINKRSNIIIIKLENIINLLNIFYKNKNYCICRLLYLKGIINNKYILINLNNKLFNKNIFINIIMYNYLIFLI
- a CDS encoding elongation factor Tu, putative — protein: MNNKLFLRNKQHINLGTIGHVDHGKTTLTTAISYLLNLQGLSKKYNYSDIDSAPEEKIRGITINTTHIEYETLTKHCAHIDCPGHSDYIKNMIIGATQMDIAILVISIIDGIMPQTYEHLLLIKQIGIKNIIIFLNKEDLCDDVELIDFIKLEVNELLIKYNFDLNYIHILTGSALNVINIIQKNKDYELIKSNIWIQKLNNLIQIIDNIIIPTRKINDYFLMSIEDVFSITGRGTVVTGKIEQGCLNLNDEIEILKFEKSSPNLTTVIGLEMFKKQLTQAQSGDNVGILLRNIQKKDIKRGMILATPNKLKVYKSFIAETYILTKEEGGRHKPFNIGYKPQFFIRTVDVTGEIKNIYLNENSQKVAIPGDKITLHIELKHYIVLTLNMKFSIREGGKTIGAGIITEIKN
- a CDS encoding apicoplast ribosomal protein L16, putative; amino-acid sequence: MTNIIIKKNQKGKIKGKFNLKFLSLYWGIISLDSGFLTKNQLETSKFIINKYLKKIGVYKICIRCIKSLTKKSLKTRMGSGKGSIELYVSPIKKNKLLFEISKISNYIIYTITKVLSYKLPFKLQYIRK
- a CDS encoding apicoplast ribosomal protein L6, putative, whose amino-acid sequence is MINNRKYIVLNNNIKEGNIYLILDIKYLNYIYIFKNNNNIYNINILNNIYIYFIKNNIYYFIFKMYKYIFSNIFNKIQYKKYQLILNVIGINYKFYYIKKGNFLIFQLKYSHKIIIKLPNIIFCNLDVNKNFIYLYSMNIFILNSIGNLINSFQYINKYKELGIKLI
- a CDS encoding ribosomal protein L23, putative, with the translated sequence MKEVILNFYLYNILFYKINFLNKFCIIYSIKYFIKSDIKYIIKNIFKIKLINYNNIKINNINKKDFLKKYYITFK
- a CDS encoding apicoplast ribosomal protein S12, putative, coding for MLTINKLLYKKKYKKNKKITNYLLNKCPQKKGIVLKILIKTPKKPNSALRKVAKIRLSNNKELLAYIPGEGKSIQEHNFVLIKGGRVKDLPGIKYKIIRGSLDSIGVLNRKTSRSKYGTKKY
- a CDS encoding apicoplast ribosomal protein L2, putative, giving the protein MILKLKKYNTYKYFKSFGKNNKGYITIYNKGGGNLKYNYKLIDSWYDNYNITINYKVFLFKKIKNYFRNTYIGCILYLSKLNNLQKFIILQHNYIINSIYYLTNINNIKIGSYIQLKYCKLGTYIYNISKDYKKGSIFAKSAGTFAQILSFYKNLVYIKLPSKQYKYINMNNFCYIGVNSNIFHNKFKIKNAGYNIYYNIKPKVRGKAKNVCDHPHGGGKGKTGIGRKYPCSRKGLHSKGYKTIK
- a CDS encoding apicoplast ribosomal protein S19, putative; protein product: MIKLYWLKITINNKYIFMNINKYKYNKNLILNIYNKNLYIYKKLLNLYIKVYNGYKFIPIYINKTKLFNKLGNFIYTKFVKNNIKELLIN
- a CDS encoding apicoplast ribosomal protein L36, putative; the encoded protein is MKKRSSIKKICNKCKLIKRFKKLHIICINKKHKQTQ
- a CDS encoding apicoplast ribosomal protein S7, putative → MIIFKYFIKIFLKKGKLNKSIKLLIYILYLLKKITNKSSIFIFNKAIKNLLLPFSFLKIKINHIKYNIPIIISYEQSIFNIYKLLNNIIKNKNILLYKIICKYIIFSYNKEGELYKIKLNLIKQFISNRVYIYLLKKNKIKK
- a CDS encoding apicoplast ribosomal protein S5, putative, whose amino-acid sequence is MIISIINKKLNNFYILYYIIVLFKSIFVLILKRKLNNYLYKIYNILIIYLKLYYIINNNKDKKYIFNNKNLDFIYFYIYKYNNIKFNNNIIKLNNNNIIEKIIEIKKISYTIKKGRIRRYKIVLVLGNKQGWIGLGVSKNININKAIISAKIKALNNIYYFKYSILNIYKLRYIYINYSKFFIKLQFKIYNYLNIRFLLLKYLFECLGYFNCKIIIYYNIIHNRYNLLNKLLLILFNIF
- a CDS encoding ribosomal protein S3, putative, whose amino-acid sequence is MGQKVHPLIFRGLIYKNYLNNFYINISKNKYYLINILLTYFIYYNIYKICNYKEDNYINININFSINKFIITFFLYNRYYNIYNLKYIFILLNYFNYYYYNYYNYICFLKIKYINNINNINVIMYYIKKYYIKYKSLKLIFDYLYNNILKKNNFNIKGLKIKFSGRFKNSLKTKTEIYIYGIISLSTLNNNIKYINDIINTKYGILSIKIWLNI
- a CDS encoding apicoplast ribosomal protein S8, putative, which gives rise to MIIKFLNNVKYNFKLKRNFILYKYNKVIYYLSILLYNYKYIFKLYILNIYNKYFIFIILNEYKNINYFKVYIKYNQLFYMNFNKLLCFIKFKKYFKGLLILYSSKYKFITHILALKYKIGGILLFYIL